A stretch of Paenibacillus peoriae DNA encodes these proteins:
- a CDS encoding GNAT family N-acetyltransferase, whose product MGYNIKSELKLSIKSVPESQKDIIVQLMQFYLYDFTAYLRIDVTEKGTFPAYPDLYQYWTSGEQKLPFLIWRQDVPVGFALVDRMSSNREADYYMAEFFVLRPYRHNGVGTWAAHELFGRFNGRWKVTQMSTNRPAQSFWRKVIGSYTKGEYREQTHPVRGNISQFFNT is encoded by the coding sequence ATGGGGTATAATATCAAATCGGAACTGAAGCTGTCTATTAAGAGTGTACCGGAGTCGCAAAAGGACATTATTGTACAGCTCATGCAATTTTATTTATACGATTTTACAGCCTATCTGCGAATTGATGTCACTGAGAAGGGGACATTCCCGGCTTATCCAGACTTGTATCAATATTGGACGAGCGGCGAACAGAAGTTGCCTTTTCTGATTTGGAGACAGGATGTTCCTGTGGGCTTTGCACTCGTTGACCGAATGTCCAGCAATCGAGAAGCTGACTACTACATGGCTGAGTTCTTTGTACTTCGTCCTTATCGGCATAATGGGGTTGGGACTTGGGCGGCTCATGAGCTGTTTGGACGTTTTAACGGACGCTGGAAGGTGACCCAGATGAGTACGAATAGGCCGGCACAATCCTTTTGGCGTAAGGTGATTGGAAGCTATACGAAAGGTGAGTACAGGGAACAGACACATCCCGTAAGAGGAAACATTAGTCAGTTTTTCAATACCTGA